The window GGTTACTGAGCAATTAAAATGTAACTGAggaatttaatttttagtttagtttaaatTTCGGCTGTAATAGGTGTTAGCTATTGGACAGTGCAGTTATTCTTTTAGAGATATAATTCATGTGttacattatgttagtttcaggtgtacaacataatgattcagtatttgtatatattgataaTAGGACACAATTACTATAATACATCTAGTTAAGATCCATTACCACATCTAGttaaaaattgtttcttcttgtgatgagaactttctagattactctcttagcaactttcagacACATAACCAAATACTCTTCTAAGTGCAATTTTGAAACTCATTCAAGACCTACTATTTTTTCTTCATGAAGCCTTCCTTGACCAATGATTCTTCTAAATATAACTTGGCTCTCTCTCTGACTTGTTTGGTACTTACCATGGACATTAATTTTCTTGTGTGTTGTCTTTCTAGCTAGGTTGTATTTGATATTATGGAGTTTTAAATTTCCCCATTTCTGCAtgaaaaggaacatgaaaaaaacaTAATTGTAATATTGtagttaataattttatatgatcattaaatataatagaaagaaatagaaaattcagaTTACACTCAAACTCTGTAAGAACAAATTGAGGCTTCTTTTTTATACTGCCATCTCTTGGCCAACTTGTGCTCCAAATGATGCTAATTCAATTTTGCTATGTCAAGGGAAGGTTTGCTTTAGTTTATTGTGATAAATACTTTAAGAGAAGTAGAGGTTAAATATAACTGACACTGGCTCAAATGAAATTGAAAcaaactttgcaaaaaaaaaactattttagatTGCCTTCTCATTTATCTTACACTTACcagttcttgaaagtgaaagttggtcagttgtgtctaactctttgtgaccccatggactatacagtccatggactgttctaggccagaatattggaatgggtagcctttcccttctccaggggatcttcccaacccagggatcaaacccaggtctcccacattgcaggtggattcttccttcaccagttgagccacaagggaagtgcaagaatgagtagcctatcccttctccagcagatattcccaacccaggaattgaactgggacctcctacattgcaggtggattctttatgaactaagctatcagggaagccctaccagtTCTTAGctccttccatttatttatttatttatttatttaaaggatTTTGTGAACTTAATGATTGTGGTCACTCTGTGATTACAAGTGTTTTCTGTAATCACATAACCTGTGAACTTCGAGAGACTGGCAGTAACTCATACCATTTATGCCCCATCTCCCTGAATTTGTTCCCATGGCTGCCATACTTTGATTGCAGCCATCACAGGGTTCTTCTGTTTGCATACCTATTCTCCTTTTAGACTGTTGACTTTTATTAATGTAACCTTTCAGAGATTGGTTAGACTTACTGTATAGTTTTACCCACAAATAGCGGAGCTTGTACAGAAGTCTTGCCTTAGTCTGATAATGAGTTTGGGCATTTGACGACGTTCTCCAAAATAGATGGGTCCATTTATATTGCTGAACGGAGATTCAAATAAAGAATGAGTAGTTTTCTTTGAGTTAATTTTCCTTGAGGCTTTATGGGTGTGACTTGGTGTGGAGTAGGCTGGTGTGCATTCAAGACTTGTAGTCATAACCtttgtatatttgtttattatttaattttttattttccagagaTGCCAGATGCTTGATAGATCCTGTAGTTCAACTTGATTCCTAGAGAGAAGCTGTTCATATGATCCCAGAAGTAAGTATAAAGAAAACCTTCATTTTTACCTCATTTGAATTTCTAACCACCTTGCAAGTTTGGAGATTCGGTTTTCTTAGTGGTTGAAGTTTGGTAGTTGAAGGGGCTTAGTGTTAACCTTGAGAGAGTTTCCCTGATTTGGGGATGAGGACCTGGGGGTGGTTTGTTCTTCAGCAGTCAGTCATTTGCAGTTTGCCATGATGAAATACATGTTAAGCCTATGTTTCAGCTGATTGCCctgattgttttatttatttattttttatctgactGCACGTGTGggatgtgggatttagttcccaggccaggggttgaacccatgctgCCTGCATTGGtagagtggagtcttaaccattggactgccagggaagtcttgatTGCCCTGACTGAACACATGCTCTAAGCAGACTACAGCTAGCGCAAACACTTGGAAttgatttctatttcttgaaATTCTTCCTGGGATCTAGCCCATGAtgttagataatttttaaatctttgaacTATGAGTTTGCTACTACAATACTTGGTTGAGCTTTGATCTTTTGTTGTATCTCTTTGAGATAGAACTTGGGTCAAGAATCCTTAATCTAAAGATTCAAACACTACCGAAAGAACACTAATAACTGGTATAATTCTGTTAACCACTTAACTTGACGTTATTAAATGAGTCACTATTTTGTTAGTTTATACATAAGATTAAGAGAACCCCAGAGCTggttaaatcaattttaaaatcaagataGTAAAATGCAATACTATGTAATCACTAAAAATTATCAGTTTATCTTTCTTGAGATGGAAGAGTTTTCatgatatattaatttaaaaacaagttaCAGAGCAATATGTATAATCTCTTTTCTGCTTAAACATTTTTGTGTGCTTATGTTTACTTGAGAAATCATTTGAAAGGATATATTCCAATACTAGGGATTATTGTCTTTAGAATCGGGTTCTATGGATGATCTTGTTAACcagtattttctgattttgttatatttgtctctaatttaaagttatttaaagCAGCCTAGATAGGACAGGCTTGTATTCTTGTACTTGCAAGTTTCAGCAGAGAATGGGGCAACATATGAGTGTGAAATATAGGAAATACAGATATTTAAAAGCAATGTTCAAAGTAACATCAgcacttgaaataattttttagctTTTGGTTGTGTCTTTTGCAGAAATGAAATTTCAGGAAACTAGACTGGAGTCTCACTTCTCTTCCAGCCCAGAACTCTTGGGAGCTGTAATCTTGGATATACAGTAGATAGtaataacatttttgttttatggtAAGGCTTATGTTGAAATTGAGAAGCTTTGACATACATATGAATCTGTGAAAACTCAGCTTAGTGACTTCATGGCTAGCTTTTAAGGTgctacaaattttattttttaaaaagtcaactgaAGATGTTGAAAGGTGGCATAGCATAGTAGCTATACATGGCTTCTGAAGTCAGACTTGGTTCAAACCCACTCTATCACTTAAGCAGCTATGTAACCCTGGCAAGTTTCTTAATGTTTCAATGTCTTAGGGTCTTTATATCTTAGAAGGTGATAATAATTTGTACCTGATTCAAAGTAATAATACTTGACttagaagattaaatgagataataaatgtgtgggGCTTAGAACATTATTAACATATGGTAAGTGCTCAATAGATGTTAGCTATTTTATCACTGGAGTCCATGTGTGTATTTATCTTAGACTTTGTACTACCTAGCAATTTCTGACATATGCATAATAGTTATGAGAAATTCCTTGTTTTTATTGCTTATGTGCATCCTTCTGGCAGTTGGGCTATGCCTCATTATCTTTACCCTTAGCACACAGAGTCTATTTTAGTTCTAGATTTAGGCAAAGTACGGTAATAAATAAGGCCTATAATGTATATCCCAATATCATTGTTTCAATAACATTTTCTTAATTAATCTTCTTTTTGACACTAATTTATTTATCATCTAATTCCTCTTTGTCTGTCTAGTAGCTGGACCAGTTGATACTTAATGGTTCTTCTAGTTCTCGACTGACTCTTTAGAAATTTAGAAGTGATAGTGATgtttcttaaaacatttattgaagtgATTGGAGATAATCTTTGATGGCTGTTCCTCTCACTGCTTGGAGCTTTAAGTAGTGGGATTTTAGTCCATCATATATCCAAACTGACTTGTCTTCACTCAGGGCACCATGGGGATGGGTTGGCTGTCCGTTAGTGCCTTCTGATTTTTGCGGAGTCAAACAAATGCAAAGCAGGTGGTGATTCTAGATTAAGAATTATACTTGGGATTAAAAAACTCCATTAATTCTAAAACATGAGGATCTAATATGTAGAGAACCCCCTGATTGCAACAGATTTGAATAGCACTGACCTAGGACTATGAAAGAAAGTGCTCTAGTCAGTTGATTCTAGGAGTTATTGAAACATACTCTGAAGTCAttcatgtttaaattttaaatggtttACTCAGTTTTCTATTGAGTAGTTGTTCACCTTTCAGGGaagtattaaaaatatctttttctctgCAGCATGAACGTGGATGATTCTTCAAATTAAAGATGGACACTGACATTTCTAACCAGAAATTGTTTATAAGAATCAACTTGCAAAAATTTAAGAGGCAgtaaaagaaagagtaaaatattttcttctatcattCTTTGATTCTTTGCTAGATTGTAAACTCCATGAAAGCAGGATAACTTGCTTATCTGTAATGCCTGACCCAGAATAAATACTCAAGAAATACttgaagttaattaaaatatctgtagaattttggttttttttgaatCTCTGGGAATGACAAccattttaatgatatttcaaCAAGATTACATGGATACTTGGGACTTAAATTTTTACTTGATAAACTACCTGGATAGCAATGAATCTTAATAATAACTTCTGTTATAATATGAAACCTGTTCTCTAGATTAAGATTCTTCTgttaaagcaaatataaatatcaaattagATTTAGAGTAGATGATGCTGACTATCTCAGATTGAAACATAACTAGGAAAATTATTATTTCTGAAGCTGTTAGAGAAATGTGGTACATAACATAGCCAGTAAGTATTTATAATATCTAAACAAGATCAAAATTAAACTTCATGGTAAAATACCAGTTAAATGGTATATGATAATGAATGCACAAATTGTGCTGTCAAGAGTTTATCCAGGctttttatgttaaaaagaatggattaaagatctgtaAATGGAAAGCAAAACTTCAAGCCTATATAAAAGCAAAGACTATGGCATTGTGATATTGGATTAGCCATAAGGCAAAAGAAAGACTGATACATTTGTATACACTAAAATTCAAACTTAAGTTTGCATGCTATGTAACTGGCAAAGGCTCCATTTAAATCAAGAAAATGATCAAAGGATATGAATGGGCAATTCATAGACTGATAAAATAACTTTACATTAAAACAACACTGAGATTCCATATCACTGCCATCAGATGggcaaaaatcaaaacagaacaaATGAACTCTGACACTTAAACATGTTGCCAAGGCTGGAGTTGCTGGTAGCAGTGAAATTAATTTATTACTTTGGAGAAGGTTTggcaacatcatttttttttaagatgattatACCCAATCGTTGGGTATTCTTAAGGAGTTCTTGACATGTATACTCAAGGAAATGGGCACAGAAAGTTTATTGcagcaaaatatttttagttgtaAAAACCTGGAACCAATGTCCattagaagaatgaataaataaagtgtGGTTTGTGGAATTTGGctgttaaaatgaattaatataaggTATGTGTATTAACtttacatctcaaaaaaaaaaaaagacttaaaaatggcCAACTGATGTGTATTGTGCGAGATTTAGTAGTTTGAGAACATGAAAACAAAGTctgatgtatatacatattaaaaaccTGTATGAGATTGATAAACCCCCAAATCTGGCTTGTTTACCTCTGGAGAGGTAAGAGGAAAATGGATTGAGTATCTGTAACTTGTTACCTCATTAAAAAACATCAAACTTGAGAAAAGTTTGGGTTTATTAGATTGAGTGATGGTCAATCTCCACACATTTTTTATAtgcttaatatttaataataaaaacctattttttagcattttatttatttattcatttaacaccaaaaacatttgtACTGGGGTAGAgccgatgaacaatgttgtggtagtttcaggtggacagcgaagggtctcagccatacatatacatgtatccattctcccccgaacTCCCTCCCATACAGACTGGcatataacattgaacagagttccatgtgctatacaataggtctttgttggttatccatttaaaatgtagcactgtgtacatgaccttcctaAAATCtgtaactatcccttcctctcaGGAACCATAAGTTCgaaaaacaaatatcttaaaATGCTCTTTTTAGTGGTTAGGTCTCTGTATCCCAGCCTTGATTGATTTCAGTGGTTTCATCCTCAGGAGCACCTTAGAAATGAGCCACGGAAGGGTTTTTCTATGCCATGAGAGAACAGGACACATGCCACCAAGAAACAGGTTGTCAATTCCTGGCATTCCAGACTAGTGGGATATTATATTAAGACTTTGTAGCTCCCCCCACTTTTTCCTATCTGGCAAAACATGTCTGTCCCCCACCCTGCcgccaaatgtgtgtgtgtgtatgtaggtatatctgtgtgtatatatatatatatatatatgcacacacaattCATATAGGCTTTTAGCCAAATGGGTTGGGAATTGGAAActaactttaaaaatggtatgGGTTACACCAAGCTTTGGGGaatcaataaaattgaagaaGTAGGAAGGAATCATATTGTAGCACAAAGGTAACTTGGCTAGAATCACAAAGTTAGATACTGGTCAAATGTGAATGCTTTGTGTTTTATAACTTGACATGAGAATATACCTTTTTATTGTACTTTAATATTTCTACATTTGGCATAGTTAAAACCAGAAAATGCACAAAAGGCTCAATAACCAAAACATGTTAGGGATTACATGGTTTACACATGAACCCCTGATTTTCTTCAAACCCATTTTGTACCACTAGATTGAATTTCTATTTTGAACTCTCAGGAGACATTTTAGGAAAAGTATACAAAGGCCAAGATGACCTTGATTACTGTGAACCAGTTACAGATAGACAAAAAACTAGAGAAAGTTGTTTAATCAGGGTAGGTTTTTGTCTGAAGGAGAAAGGTTTAGTATATAGATTCACAACCCACAAGGAGGTTTGCAGGGCTTAGTGTCCCCATTGTGTTGCTGATTTATTGGATTGTTTTCTGTTACTAATTCATACTAATGTTACATCTTCAGTAAAGGTGGCTACAAAAGTCAGCATTAGGCTTATATTCTGAGGCCCCTGGAGCTCTCAGCTTAATTTCTAATATGAATTCTAATAGACTCATAGATTGAGCAGAAAGTCATACAGTAAGtacagaagagaaaatgtaaTAGGTAAAAGTATTAGGATAAAATAGGTGCAAACATTTAAACAATTATTAATGCAAGCAGGCCAGGAATGTACACTGGCAGATGATCTCAGAAAAGCTGTAACACCTAGCCCTATCGCTTAAGAGCTGTAATGAACATTCATATGCAGATTCTAAATCAAGTTCTTTacataaaggatgtgaaaaactGCAAAGATGTCTAtctcaagatggattaaaaaaCGGCAGAAAATACAACAGAGGTGTTAGGTGTCAAATTATAGATATCACACAATTTGGGGGACTTTCCTGAAATACAAAGCCTTGTTGCCCAGCCGGTACTCCCTAAAATTGCCCAGGACAGACACCTGCGTGTACTCACGTCTACTGTGAGCTTCTCAACTGTCCCCACTCTGCTCTGATCTCAAATGTTAGGCTGAGGACGGCTAGGAgagaggggcttggtgggctacagtccatgactagcgactgaacaacagcttgtGCCAGTCGAGGGCTGAAAACGGCACACAATGATAGTACTTGCGAGGCTCCCAAATGGGACACCTAGACCAGGCTCAGTCAGATTCGCTCAAAGATACGCCCGCCTGGGGGTGCACCGCCCACAGTCTAGGTGCCAGGGCCCTCGGGTCCCAGGATCCTGAGCTGCGTGGACTCGGCGCCCACCACCCGGCAGGCTCTGGGGCGATTCCGCGCATGCGCCCTCTGACGTAGTGGCGACGCCAGCGGCGAACCCTCGCTTGTCGTCGTCGTCGTGGAGTTAAAGCAGCAACGTATTTTCCCGCCCTTTTCTTGGGCGTCTCaggttagatttttaaaaaaatttgtattaaTCTTGTTAGTATTTTCTTTTGAGAGCGCTGCGAGTTTGACGTTTCTGTGAGTCTAATCTTCAAAACTTGGTTCTCGCTAAGTTGGACGGTTTATGAAATTGACTCTTTCCCCGActttgtggaaaattttgaactaGCTGCACCTCTCGCTCTGCctggggcagatcccctggagaagggaatggccacccactccagtattcttgcctgggaaatcctatggatagaggagcttggcggttgcgaagagtcgaacaagactaagcaactaacactggtTCTGCCTGGTTAAGGGACTCAGGTTCCAAACTGTCCCCAGCTCTTCAGCTTCCCGTCTGCGCTGTACCCTGCTGTAGGGACAAAGGCCTTGTAACTGCGGCCGCCGGGTACCTGTGGAGACTCCTTCAGCAGGGACATTTCGGGTAAAAAATGTCGGAGCGTCCTTGTCCCACCCCTGTGACCCAGGCAACTGTCTTGACAGAATTTATCCGTTCCTAAATTTGACCATCTTCCCTTGGTGTGTAACTGGTGTGTCACTGTTATTTTATACAGAGTGTTagccgcttagtcgtgtctgactctgcaaccctttggacagtagcccaccaggctcctgtgtccgtggaattccccaggcaagaatactggagtgggtagccattctcttctccaaggggatcttcccgacatagGGATCAAAcgccagtctcctgcattgcaggcagattctttactgtctgaggcataAGAGAAGACCTATTTTATACAATAATGGTTAATTTTGATATGTTCAGGATATTACTGCCTAGTTTGGATTAGTTAAACTCCAGTGACAGTAGacactatattaaaaaataatggaatagAAGCATAGCATTGAATAGTATTTACATTAATAAGTGAGTTATTTAATTGGTGATAAAGTTTGCTTTTATATAGATTTTCAGGCTTCATAATGTCAACTACTTGAATGAATTAGGTTAGTTTCTATTTAATAGTATACGTTAATAGTCTTTTTTAGTCAAGGCAACACAGTTAAAGAATCAGCATATATGAAAACCTGAAAATGTAAGTTAAAATACTTTGCATtaaagaatggctaaaattagtGCCTGGACTTTTTATATCTGCCAAGTGTGAGAAGTGATACTAAAATATTCTAGCAAACTATGAATGGGTAATACATTTGGATTTTTGTTTAGGCATTGAGAAATGGCAAAAAGCACTAGTTTAATTTTTATCTCTACTTTGTAAATGTCcctaaaccttttttaaaaatttttatgaacatattatttttaacttataagTGAGATGTGGAACTACCTGTATCTTTAAGTTTTTCCTCAAAAAGTTTTTTCATGGCCTTAGCAGTGGTTTGCACAAATAAGGAGCACAATATTTTTGTGTGACTGAAATCAATATTATATATTGATTGTAATACAAAAGCATAATAAAAGGTATATTATTTTGTCTTAGTAAAATAAAAacgtgtttcatttatttttatttatttatttaattttactgcAAATTGACTTTTTCATTTATCCCTTTTTAGGATTCTTTTCAATATCTGGAGACTTTATTATCTATTATGTCTTTGTGTGAGGACATGCTGCTTTGTAATTATCGCAAGTGTCGTGTCAAACTCTCTGGTTATGCATGGGTCACTGCCTGCTCTCATATATTCTGTGATCAGCATGGTAGTGGTGAGTTTAGTCGTTCACCAGCTATCTGCCCTGCCTGCAATAGTACTCTTTCTGGAAAGCTAGATATTGTCCGCACAGAACTCAGTCCATCAGAGGAATATAAAGCCATGGTATTGGCGGGACTTCGACCAGAGATTGTGTTGGACATCAGCTCCCGAGCGCTGGCCTTCTGGACATACCAGGTTAGTGCTTAGGCTAGTTGCCCTGGAGAGTATGCTTTGAGGTGTATGTGAAGACTTCTAAAGTTTTTCCTTCactgtgtatttgttttttaaaaatgtatggaaaaatattctttttaattttcttttttgcaaaagTAATGTGTTTAGTGTTGAAAAATCCaacaggaagaaaattaaaataatccatAATTCCATCACTCAGAGATAACCAGTCTTGATACTTATGTTTGTATATTATTAGATTTtcctgtgtataaatatatatttatatatattttgtctaTACAAAAATAGGGTAATACCACAGATACCATTTTTGTGGCCAGGTAAATTGACAATAGATTATGCCTGTTATgaatgttttattaaatatttaaaaattagccaTTCTATAACCATAATTTTAATGGTTATaatgtattataatttatttccaaGTTATTAAAATGCTAGGATGAGTACTGTTATCATTAAATTCATATCCTTAATTTTTTGCTAACTTTAAACACCTGAAAGTGAAacatttcaaagttttaaaaattgtagtatTAAAAGTTGCCCTCCAGTTAGATCATGTCAGTTTGTGTTCCCTTAAAAAATGTAGGAGGGTACTCGTTCACCATACTTTCTGCTAACCAATTAGGTATGGTTACAGTAGAATCTCATTGCTCTGTAAATATGCATTTGTTGGATGACCTTTAGATGAATACATTTTCctgtattttaagtatatttttcttgtattaattttctgttttatttcagttGCTGTAGTTTTCCCCCACTGATTTATAAGAATTATCTCTATACATATACTTAACTCAGATGTTGCaagaaatttttttcacttttgttagtcttcattgatttttttgaCATACAGAATTTTACAATTTTTGTGTTTGATGAAATCATAATTTTAATGTTTGAATTGCATCATAAATtgtaagttatttaaaaaatgctataaCGAGCGTTCTTATCTTTAAATTCATatccttatttccttttttgatttCTGCCTTTGGCTTCTTTTTAGAAAGACTTATCTGTGGAGAACTTTAATCAGGTCCTTGTGTATAGTAGTGTTATATCTTACATATGCAATTATAATAATGCTTCTAAAACGTCTGTTTGTCATCtgtcacataaatattttaattatatttttctaggTAAAATGTTCTCTTGTATGCTCCTATATCTTCTTATGCTTACCTTTGTTGTATTATTTATACTATATTGTAATTACTTATATATTTGCTCACCTTTTCTAGTTAGGAGACTTCTTTAGGTCATGTTTTGATTCCTGTGTATCTTTGGGTCCTTAGCGACCATCATAGTTACTGGTCTTAAGTCTCAGTAAATACTTATTGACTGAAATGAATAGACACTGTATCTTAAAGTAGATCCCAGTTTGGGGAGTAGTATTGATTGAACATGAAAATGTGGTATTGTTGTCAAGTCTGTCCTTAAAGTCATTGTGACCTTAGTGTTTTGCTGGCTACTGCCCAGAGACTGCTCTTAGTCACTTGCCTGTTGGCCTTTCCAGCTTGGCCTCTTGCTTCCACAAATCCAGCAAGAGAGAGAGTATGCTAGTAAGAGAAACTCTATATTCTTATGTAATGCACTGGTGAAGCGATAACCTATCATTTTTCCTGTATTCTAGTCACAGGTCCTGTCTAGATCAAGGGGAGGATATAAGTGTCAGAAGGCAGGGATAATTGGGGACTGTTTCATAATAAGTTCTCCACACTATGGATTACTTGAAAGAAATACAGTGTTAGATTTCTTGGAAACTTTTGGTCTACATGTCACTTGTTGAGGTTAAacaaatattcacattttttgtttttgtaatggTCATGCTTTGAGAGTATTCCTCCATTTTTTTCCTATGCATTTAGTGACATAGtgtattattttctataataattatTCTTCTGTACATCCTAGTTTCTTCTTAATCTGGTTctaaaatttaaagtaataacATTCCAGTATgtgtgtctttcttttctttctgtgcttgtataaagttaaaataaacaaCTTTGTGTTTATTACCTTAAATCTTTTCTCTCTTGGGACAGGTACACCAGGAGCGTCTCTATCAAGAATACAATTTCAGCAAGGCAGAGGGCCATCTGAAACAGATGGAGAAGATATATACTCAGCAAATACAGAGCAAGGATGTAGAATTGACCTCTATGAAGGGGGAGGTCACCTCCATGAAGAAAGTGCTAGAAGAATATAAGAAAAAGTTCAGTGACATTTCTGAGAAACTTATGGAGCGAAATCGCCAGTATCAAAAGCTCCAAGGCCTCTATGATAGCCTTAGGCTGCGAAATATCACTATTGCTAACCAAGATAGTACTCTTGAACCATCTATGATTGCACAGTCTGGTGTTTTTGGCTTCCCATTAGGTAAGAAAGGACATGTAATATCCAGTATCAGTTCTTTAAATTAAATTAGTGATGTTTCACCCTGTGCCCTGCATAGTTCCACACAGTTAGTGGAGACTCCAGAGGCCTAGAGTGGTAGTAGTAGTGGTAGGCTCTAGGTTTTTCATCTGTGTCTCAATCAGCACATCCTtacttttatctgttttatttgctTACATTTTTAATTACATCTTCAATTTATTTGAACACAGAGTAAATAATTCCAAAATTAAAGTTGGCAAATTTCCACTTCAAATGAAAAGCTATTTAGTtgcagtagtaataataatattagctGCCATTTATTAATTCCTTACTAAATATTAGAAACTATTATAATTTCACATGTATTTGTGTCATATATAAAACTTTATGAGGTAGGTGTTTATCATCATGCCtatattacagatgagaaagctgaggaacAGAAAGGTTAAGCTAATTGGTCAGGGTCACAGAGCTATCTTCAGAGCCCATACTCTTTTAACTATTTGCTATCCTGTGAGAAGACCATGTTTTAGTTTCTTTCACATGACAGTACTGATTGCACAGTTCTTAAGTTATTCGTGgttgttcttctgtttattcattcataaatttatcaaatatttatcaagcatgtTTCATGTGCCAGGCTGCTGGAAAAAATTTTGGGCAATGGGGATGTAAGGATTATCCAGATAGGATTTCTGCCTCCTGGAAATATACAGTCTAGCTTTTCTACTTGTCAGATGGCAGTGAATCTCTTCCTGAGTTCTTTGCTTTATACCACTCTTGATATAACAGAATCTAGTAGTTTTTACTATGCTATTAATATACTCTTTTGacacacaaaaaagtgaaaattct of the Muntiacus reevesi chromosome 7, mMunRee1.1, whole genome shotgun sequence genome contains:
- the CCNB1IP1 gene encoding E3 ubiquitin-protein ligase CCNB1IP1 isoform X1, producing the protein MDSFQYLETLLSIMSLCEDMLLCNYRKCRVKLSGYAWVTACSHIFCDQHGSGEFSRSPAICPACNSTLSGKLDIVRTELSPSEEYKAMVLAGLRPEIVLDISSRALAFWTYQVHQERLYQEYNFSKAEGHLKQMEKIYTQQIQSKDVELTSMKGEVTSMKKVLEEYKKKFSDISEKLMERNRQYQKLQGLYDSLRLRNITIANQDSTLEPSMIAQSGVFGFPLGNNSKFPLDSTPVRNRGGGDGDFQFRPFFVGSPTAPEPANSFFSFASPNNELEQQPVSSRAFKVKRI
- the CCNB1IP1 gene encoding E3 ubiquitin-protein ligase CCNB1IP1 isoform X2 is translated as MSLCEDMLLCNYRKCRVKLSGYAWVTACSHIFCDQHGSGEFSRSPAICPACNSTLSGKLDIVRTELSPSEEYKAMVLAGLRPEIVLDISSRALAFWTYQVHQERLYQEYNFSKAEGHLKQMEKIYTQQIQSKDVELTSMKGEVTSMKKVLEEYKKKFSDISEKLMERNRQYQKLQGLYDSLRLRNITIANQDSTLEPSMIAQSGVFGFPLGNNSKFPLDSTPVRNRGGGDGDFQFRPFFVGSPTAPEPANSFFSFASPNNELEQQPVSSRAFKVKRI